The Candidatus Dormiibacterota bacterium genomic sequence GCGACCGCAACCTCGAGGGTTACGGCGGCGTCCCCCCTGCTCTTCGATGACGTGTACCGCCTCCACGCCGGGAGCGTGCACCGCTTCTGCGTTTCGCAGGTGGGCGATCCGGCGCTCGCCGAGGACCTGACCCACGAGACCTTCACCCGGGCCCTTGCCGCCTACGAGCGGGTCCATCCCGACCCCGCCACGGTGCGCAGCTGGCTGCTCGCGATCGCCCGCAACCTCAGCACCGACCACCACCGCCACCGCGGTCGTTGGCGCCGGCTGCTCCACGGACTGGAGGCGGTGGCCGCCGCCCGCTCCGATGTCGAGACGGTGGCACAGCAGCGGGCGGATCTCGCCCGGGCGACCGCCGCGCTGGCCACCCTGGGCCGGCGCGACCGGCAGCTGATCGGGCTGCGGGTCGCAGCCGACCTGTCCTACCGCGAGATCGCCGAGGTGATGGGCACCTCGGAGCAGGTCGTCAAGGTGGCGACCTTCCGCGCGCTGACCCGGCTCCGCGCCCGCCTGGAGGACCAGCGATGACCACCGACCCGAGCACCGAGACCGAAGCGGAGCTGCGCGCGCTCTTCGCCACCCTGGTCGCCCCTCCCGCCCCCGCCTCCTGGGATCGCGACCCCTCGCCACGGGGAGCCGTCCGGGCGCTCCGGCTGCCCCGCCGCCGGCACTGGACCCGCCGGCTGGCGCTGACCGCGGCGGTCGCGGTGGCCGCGGGCGCGCTGGTGACGCTCAACCGCCACCGCGCCATCCCGGCCCCGCCCACCCTCCCGTCGCTCTCCGTGTCGGCGCTCCCCGGCGCCGCCGGTCTGAGCTGCCGGCTGCCCATCTCCGCGCTCAGCGCCGACCACACCACCGGGTTCATCG encodes the following:
- a CDS encoding sigma-70 family RNA polymerase sigma factor, with amino-acid sequence MISIAACATATSRVTAASPLLFDDVYRLHAGSVHRFCVSQVGDPALAEDLTHETFTRALAAYERVHPDPATVRSWLLAIARNLSTDHHRHRGRWRRLLHGLEAVAAARSDVETVAQQRADLARATAALATLGRRDRQLIGLRVAADLSYREIAEVMGTSEQVVKVATFRALTRLRARLEDQR